The window gatcatgtgactgaagactggagtaatgatgctaaaataaaaaataaaaataaataatctacattaaattgttataatatttaatgtagtttttttccctttttgatcaaataaatgcagcctgggtgagcataagataccTCTTTCAAAAAAGTGACATATCTGTTCATTACATGTATATTAGGGCATTAATAACATCTGTTTCTAGGAATGAATCAGAAAACATTGATAAATATCGGTTTTCTCTTTAACTGATGCAGATGTGTGTACTGTATAGAAGTAATTAGAAACACATGATAAAACAGATTTCCGTTTGATCACAAATCTAATGTCATGTTTCTGCATAAATAAAGGCTGAAACAgatcaaaatgttcttttttttatttttatttttttttacttttatttgactTCTGTGACTCTGCCTGTAATGAGCTTTGCCTTGTGTTTATTTGTGCAGGAATCGGAGGTGGTATAATCCAGCACAATGACCTGATCCATGGCAGCACGTTTTGCGCGGCTGAACTGGGTCACATCGTGGTCTCACTGGAAGGACCAGAGTGCATGTGTGGCAGCCACGGCTGCATAGAGGCCTACTCATCTGGTCTCGCCCTACAGAGAGAAGCCAAGAGACTCCATGACGGTGAGACGGTTAGACTAAAGCACACTTATCAGCTTCGCCCACTGTCACAAAATGCTTCAGcttttcaagtatttttttttctgttggtaGTAAAAAATTAAACTGGTTTGAATTCCTGTAAAACGTCACAGTTAAGAGTGATGTTAACCCTCACTATTGTTTGTACTTGTCTGAACTCATATTTCTTCACCAGCCTTTATCTGTTCATTCTTTAAAGACAAAAATGGACCCAGCCCTGACATGACAGAATAATCACCCTGAAGGCTAGCCAACAATGTGGCGTAAAAGTAGAAACAcctactaactttttttttttttgtagtgtaatAGTGTCTCGACATTTGATGGATgtcttgttcatttattttagtgaacttaataatttattttgaatttctgctttacaataaggtcccattaATGTGTTAACTAACAATAAGCAGTACATTTGTTACAATAACAGAActgttaattttatatatatatatatatatatatatatagactaaataaaacaaactaaatgtataaatatatataaaataccaaTTAATACATGATTTAGACATTAAGAAGAAATTTAGAACCTTAAAGTAATGCAAAgtgttaataaaatatgtattataaataaaaataaaaattaaattgatttttatgGTTACATTTAGAATCCGTAAATAATAGTATCATCCTAAGGTATGGTTTGCAATAGAAGTTTGCATAATAAATGTTGTCCAAGTTAAAGTAAAATGTTGTCATAACATGTTTCTTTGACGTTTAATGACAGAGGACTTGCTGTTGGTGGAAGGAATGACTGTGAATAATAAAGAACAGGTGAATGCTATTCATCTCATCGAAGCTGCACGCCTCGGCAACTCCAAAGCAGAGAGTGTACTTCACACCGGTAAGATGCACATTCAAGTACATGCATTATTCTGAGCAGATTTGTAGTGAAGAAAAGCAGTGACAGCCTCTCTTCTGCTCCCTAACAGCGGGAACTGCCTTGGGTTTGGGCATTGTGAACATCCTGCACATGATCAACCCGTCTCTGGTGATCCTGTCTGGTGTCCTGGCACCGCACTATGAGAATCCCGTTCGTCAGGTGATCAGCCAGCGCGCTCTCCTCTCTGCGCAGGAGACCAAGGTCATGGTGTCTGAGCTCGAGGATCCTGCGCTGCTGGGTGCCGCCAGTATGGTACTGGACTACACCACCCGCCGCACCTACTGAAAGAGCTCGAAGACCGGGAACCAATCAGTTACAGATTTAAAGACAGAGGGCCAATCATGCGCTATGTCCTTTTTAGGATCCTAGTGGCTTCGAAGCCTGACCTAAACACTTTTATTCATCTAGTTTTGTACCATAGTCACATGTAGGTGCTATATTATTTGGGATCAGTtgtcttttttaattttgaagaatggtttttatttaatatttgtaaagtGGAACTAAGGGGTATTTGTTACAGACAGGCTGCTATAAAAACACTAATGTGGTTTCATCACCCATTATGTCTATCTTGCTttctattgtttgtattttttatcgGAGGCAGTCGCATTCTCCTTTGCGCCTTACGCTGATCGTTGCCAAGCCTTTACTGTGTTTCAGCACCAAATGTTTCACTGTATTTGTTTACTCAGCCTGTATGAATGAAAAATGTTTGTCCAGTATGTCtaaagtaatttaatatttaattttaatcacaGAACATGTAGAACTGTTTTCCTATTGTGAACAttaaaaattattgaaaacaaaGTTTCCTTTTTTGCCAGTgaattgttataataatataatccTAAAATATTCTGCAATAcacttagatagatagatagagcaaTATTCTGCAAATATGTCACTGTCTTTCATTAATATTTAAggtttctatctatctatgtatctatctttaaaatgcaaatactatccttttggtttcttaaGCTTTTTAACACTTCTCATTGATTTACGAGACCGtctcttaatttattttattgttacaccTGCAATGACACATATTTGCATATCCTTTGGGAAAGCTTCGCTATGTATAGTTGGTAGCAGGTTTCCTCTGCTAAGCCACCTAGAGACACATTTCCTGCTATCAAAGgtgctgtaaatatatatatatatatatatatatatatatattattaaaaatataaacaattaactAAATAACGGACACTTCACAATATAcagtaccaaaaataaataataaaatatagaacctaaataaaataaatctgtgaACTACAATACATCTGAATACAACTTCTTTAAATAAGATGCCTAAACTTAACAGAACACAAAATCTggcatttgtttttatgtatgccCTTTGACTAGTAGGTTAAACCattaatttatgtaaaaacattatttcagaAAGAGCCTTATAAAGATGATAATTaatgccaaaaatgaaaattatgtcattaataactcaccctcatgttgttccgtaTAGCTTTCTGTCCcttcattgaaaatgtatgtactgtccatgtccagaaaggtaataaaaacatcagcaaagtagtccatgtgacatcagagggtcagttagaatttgaagcattgaaaatacattttggtccaaaaatagcaaaaactacgactttattcagcattgtcttctcttactGTTGTCTTACTGGGTCTGATATTAGCACGCTCAcagcactgcagtttagtgatatctggttcctgaacgaatcattcgatgtaaactGATCTTcttgaatcagttcaccaaattgaactgaatcgtttgaaatggttcacgtcttcaataagcattaatcaacaaatgacttaagctgttaacttttttaaagtggctgacactcccactgagttaaaacaaaccaatatcccccagtaattaatttactcaaacagtacactgctgtaaagagaaaactgaagaaaaacacagagccaagccagataatgaacgaaagattgacttgtTCAAGAATTGTTTGTGTCGGACGCGTTCAACTGATGATTCTGCACATGTGTtaacacacagagcgtctgaaccgaactggttcttttgatgattgattctgaactgattctgtgctaatgttatgagcgcgggtaaaccgaagtcttgaatcaagggcaatcatcgccaatgacgtcattatgttgagcgcaaaagaaccggtgaaccatatTCTTCAAtgatttattgaatcgaactgtccgaaagaacctgTTCATGGAAAAgaaccaaacttcccatcactactggtgatctgaaaaccgatgcaacttgttcttgacttgagaatgagtcaatcttttgttcattatctggctcggctctgtgttcatcttcaattctctcttcacagcagttcagtcagtgtgctgtttgagtaaattaattactctgggatatttgCTTGTTTTAACTCATTGGGAGTGTCAGccactttaaaaaaagttaacagcttaagtcatttgtggattaatgcttattggagatgcgaaccgtttcaaatgattcagtttgatttggtcaactggttcaagaagaaccgggtatcactaaactgcagtgttttgaactcgctcacagaccaggaagagaagacaatgttgaataaaatcatatttttttgctatttttggaccaaaatgtattttcgatacttcaaaaaattctaactgaccccctgatgtcacatggactactttggtgatgtttttattacctttctggacatataatggagggacagaaagctctcagactaaatctaaaatatcttaaactgtgttctaaagatcaacggaggtctcacgggtttggaacgaggaatgagggtgagtcattaatgacataattttcatttttgggtgaactatccctttcagacttttattttgaaacgcaTGGGCGTGTGCACTAATAAAGCCGGAAGTTCCACGGCTCTGGCATCTCAGCATTTGACGCGTGTTTGACTCCCTCCAGACTCATTCCTGTCTTTTCTTAGGCTTtgcctgctgtgtgtgtgtatctggatTTAAAATGCCTCTTAAATTTGAGTTATGTCCCGGTCGCATGATCGGAGGAAACAACCCATGTTTCATTATTGCAGAAATCGGACAGAATCATCAGGGAGACATTGAAATCGCCAAGAAAATGATCAAGATGGCAAAGGTAACGTTACGAGTTTATTTGTATTAATCAACATCGGTACTGTACATTTATTATCGGCGGTGAGCCTGCAAGTTAcaaaatgttttggaaaaatgttatttatttattttttatttttttaaacgtcaGTGGTACATTGCACGATAGGTTTCAGTTTACTACTTAATCTGATATTGGACATAAAATACTTGGAAATGTTCATTCAGAACTGCTTCTCAAATCACTTCCTTGCAGTCTAGAAGTCTGCCGTAGAATATCTTTAAAGTGTTTAGACCATAAACCTACTTATTAAGATGTTTAATAATACTTTTTGCACATTACTAATAGATACAAGTGCTAGTtctatatttgtaataattatatacCATATCAGTAAGAGTACATATAAAGACTGTATACAGAATATGACTATATTGTAAGtctatttttatgactttttacaAATTTCTATGTTGTCATTACTTTTAAGGTCtcgttattttaaatagtttctcATATGATTTACTGTATATAACTATTCCTCTTCTGTACTAGGACTGCGGGGCAGACTGTGCGAAGTTTCAGAAGAGTGAGCTGGAGTTTAAGTTCAATAAGAAAGCCCTGGAGCGGCCGTACACCTCCAAACAATCCTGGGGGAAAACATACGGAGAGCACAAGCGCCATCTAGAGTTCAGCCACGAGCAGTACAGGGAGCTGCAGCAGTACGCTAAAGAAGTGGGCATCTTCTTCACTGCGTCCGGGATGGACGAGGTGAGCGGGTTACAGCCGCACGGCGCATGCGCAGACTATTAGACTGGCATCTGTATTTGATTTCTAATGGCTTCAGGCTTACCAATAGCAAGGAAAGATAACCGTAGCCTGTGCTCACATCACATCAAATACCAAAGTCATGTGTTGTTATTTTTCTCACTAGTCATGTGAATAAGCAGTATCATGGGAAAGTTATGCTTTACGCTGATTTACTCCTGTATTATaaccataattattattttttttgtctgcttGTGTCTTTAAGATGGCTGTAGAATTCCTGCATGAGCTCAATGTGCCTTTTTTCAAAGTTGGATCTGGAGACACCAACAACTTCCCCTACCTCAAAAAAACTGCCCAAAAAGgtgccatttttctttttaatgctaaatatcttaaagatgtttaaatatattctctctctctctctctctctctctctcacacacacacacacacacacacactgttcaaaagtttggaaaacagAAATTAATGTTTACTCTGCACTTTCAAaattaatgtttataatgttaaatctagttttatttcaaatacatacTGTTCATTGAAATTTTTTATGAGTCAACGAATTCAAAAAATGTGTATCCAGGTTTTCCCAAATTTTAAGCAGCacgatataaaatatattaaagaaataattttattaataataaagaattcttaaattaaaataatatttcagagtATTACTGTTTTGTGATAATTATTTACTACATCAAATACATTCATCTGTGATAAGCATgagttataaatattattaactaaaatatataattcacTCTTAAAActaattatgaaacaaatataacttctgatgcttgtctgtgtgtgttcaggacGTCCCATGGTAGTGTCCAGCGGAATGCAGTCCATGGAGACCATGCGCCGTGTTTATCAAACTGTAAAGGAACACAACCAGAATTTCTGCATCCTGCAGTGCACAAGTGCATATCCTCTGGAACCTGAGGATGTCAACCTGCGGGTTATCATGGTAAAGAAACCAGCTCTTTACACACTCAGtaatccattttatttatttcaaaaacagcaTGTGTATCAAAATCCTAATCACAGTGGTCggcactttcactttttttaatataacttttttccCCCAACCTATAGGAATATCAAAAAGAATTTCCAGACATTCCCATTGGATACTCAGGCCATGAAAGTGGGATCAGCATCACAGTTGGGGCAGTTGCACTGGGAGCAAAGGTCGTGGAGCGCCACGTGACCTTGGACAAGACCTGGAAAGGCAGCGATCATGAGGCATCTCTGGTGCCTGAAGAGCTGGCTGAGCTTGTGCGATCCATCCGCACTGTGGAGAGAGCTCTGGGCACTGGGGTGAAACGCATGCTGCCCTGCGAGGTGCCATGCCATGATAAGGTACAATAAGAACCAGTGCAAATGCATTCCTTTCCATTTTGTTACGTTCACATTTCATGACATACGTGGCAAGCATCgctattactattgctcataaTTAGGGTTAGGGGTTATTTCTAAAATGTACTAACTCTAAAAATGTTGCttcatcagtgttattttaatatcaattatattgttttatagtatttagtaatatttaaattaaattaattacataatgtttaatttaatt is drawn from Carassius gibelio isolate Cgi1373 ecotype wild population from Czech Republic chromosome B1, carGib1.2-hapl.c, whole genome shotgun sequence and contains these coding sequences:
- the LOC127948763 gene encoding sialic acid synthase-like; this translates as MPLKFELCPGRMIGGNNPCFIIAEIGQNHQGDIEIAKKMIKMAKDCGADCAKFQKSELEFKFNKKALERPYTSKQSWGKTYGEHKRHLEFSHEQYRELQQYAKEVGIFFTASGMDEMAVEFLHELNVPFFKVGSGDTNNFPYLKKTAQKGRPMVVSSGMQSMETMRRVYQTVKEHNQNFCILQCTSAYPLEPEDVNLRVIMEYQKEFPDIPIGYSGHESGISITVGAVALGAKVVERHVTLDKTWKGSDHEASLVPEELAELVRSIRTVERALGTGVKRMLPCEVPCHDKLGKSVVAKTAIPKGTELTLDMLTVKVAEPKGVAPEDIFQLVGKKVTTDIEEDESVIEDAVDNYGKKAKA